TAAAACTGATGCAAAGATTCAAAAAGGTTGACTTACCAGCCCATTGCACCGATTTTTAAATTGCCATGGGTCAAATGGATTTACCGAAATCCCCATatagaaaaagtttttttttaaagcaaatgTGTCACTTGTATTCTGTTTTCAGTGATTTGGCAGACGATGATTTAGTATTAAACCCCTTATTGATATACTGATACGCTGTGATGACCATAAACTCCACTTATCTGATACCATATAACAttagtatttttgttttatgttttgtttgttgttacTTCGTCGTGTAGTGACCTCACTATAGTTATAAAGGGTTGGCAAATGATGTGAAAATTTCTTATCCTATACACTGAATAAATATTGTGAAGATCAAAAACTCCGCTTATTATCTGATGCCTTCCCTGTCTTAATTTTCTCACTTTTAGTTTTGGTTGTAACTCTTGAGTGATTTTTGTGTGTTGTGGGGTTTGAAAAAACTTTATATGATTTTGTACAATTGTTTAACTCATCAATGATGAAGAAATGCAGACGGGCGGACTGAACTGATGCCGTGTTGATTGTCTGCCACTTCCATTTTCGGAATTTCTCTGAGATTATATTGCATATGATTGTGTTgattaaatatatgtattttggctggtatttttttgtttttttaaaggattGAAACTTCTGCAATGATGCAGTTGCATAAATATGTCTGgacatatgaatttttttatgatataatataattgCTTCTTCTGAGCAAAAGTATCAATCCATTGATTGTGCATTCTTTTACCCACCACTTCTCCAGTTGGATGAGTTTATGTCTTTGTTTATATCACCAATTTgctatttgtaattttaatttatttctgcTAGTTGCtggttttaattttagtttatctttttccttaACTGGCCTTGAAATCTTTAATTGTAAATTGCTATTCGCTTGTTTGGTTTTCTCTGATGACTTattttaaagaatctattagTATCAAATAAGAGCATGGCATCTAGTCACCGCACTCACAAGAATAAGCACAAAAGACGCCGAACAGAATTTGAGATTTTTGCTTCCAGTTTTGGAATTAACAAGAATAGCATCCTGTGCATGTAAAATCTAACAAGATCATAAGGTAAAGGATTAATTGTGGCAATGTTGATCAAGACAATGAAAAATCAACTGAAATGGGAAGACATTGGTTAAAAAAGTGAAGCAAATTCAGTCCGGTATGTCACTGATAGCAAGAGTTAAATTTGGAAAATGGTCTGTGATTCCAACCATGGTGACAATGCAATACTACTAAACTGCAAAGATGAAACTTGATGACGGATTTTGTGTAACTACTTCACAACACGGCAGCATAAGGTTGAAAAGTTTGCAAATTAATTCATCTGGTTGTTTCATCATTGTATATTTTTCTACAAGGTTTAGAGATAATTGAGACGACCGATAAATAATTAGCTTTTcagttctttaatttattttttagatttagtttgaatttttagtttttttttcaaatcaattttttaattttttaaattgaatcaaTTATCTAAATTGGGTCAGTTAAGAAATTGCTTTgtacattttcaaaaaatataatctaaatactaaaatctaaattgaaaaaaaaattagatgataaaattaaaaatttaaaaataaaaaattaaatggaaggaaaaaagtaatttaacctAGAAAGTATACAACATCCCCTTCAGTTGCATAGGCACACTAGAACTACTTGGTTCCTTCACATTGAAACGATTTTGGTGTCTCTATACCAATGAAACACATGCTCAATGTTTTATCACATCATTGACGGACTTaaagattttataaatttagccCATAATAGCATAagtaattcataaaattatttaagattttCAATAAAACAAACCTAGCACAATCATGGTCATGGTTACGTTTACTTTGAGGAGCATGAAATGTAACGATATTGCTAAAGGACACCACAATAATTAGAATGACGAGTGATGAAAAGGATATCGACGTGGAAAAAGTCGTAGTATAGTTTATGCCTCCAATTACAGAGGATTGTGACACGTGGACGTTCAAGATTTCAATCAATCTCATCAACTCCTTATAAATTCGGGCTACGATTAGTTGAAATTCATTCCATTGTGTAGTAACCAATCATCTTTAGTTCTTCAGTAATTTATTGTGGGATTCTATTCTAAGATTTTGAGAATGTCTAGCTGTGGGTGTGGAAGCAGCTGCAACTGTGGCAGCAACTGCGGGTATGgaatcatttttctttcttcttttagtATGCTTGATTAACCTTTAAAACttgaattagaaataaaataaattttgtattggaaattaattttaacatgacttttaaatattttattgcttTCTCAAAAATGGGATTTTCATGTGAatcttgttaatttatttttcttattgcaCAAGTTTATAAGGGATAGGATTTTCTGTGACTATTCTGATTGGATTTTTTAGTAtcctttattttatgaaattagaTTCTTTGTTATCCCCGACCAAAAAAAGATGCTTTATTTTCCTACCTACATGCATGGGTTTATAGGGATAGAAATATagaatttttctatatttttgggGTAGTTTGATTGGCTTTGTGGGTTCCctttttggttgaaatttatgaaattcgATGCTTTATTCTTCTTTCAACATCAATTATTAAGAGGTTAAAACTATGCTCTCTTTGAGACTGTTTTGCTTTCAGTGTCATTTTTGTgcgaggaaaaaaaatcatgtggtATTTGAATTACTTTTTTCATTGGAGCGTTCTTCATAAAATtgttcaaaaaacaaaatgtctattttcagttttttatatttcttgggTACGTTCTTCTTATATGATGATCTTTACCAaactcgatttttttttttaaattttgttttgccACATGTTTTCGTGAACCTGATGTTTGTTGATTTTTCTTGTATTTCAGTTGCAACAAGTACTCTTTTGACTTGAGTTACGTTGAGAAGACAACCACAGAGACTCTAGTTTTGGGTGTTGGGCCTGTGAAGGCCCAATTGGAGGGTGCTGAAATGGGTGTTGCATCTGAGAACGGTGGCTGCAACTGTGGATCAAGCTGCACCTGTGACCCATGCAACTGCAAGTAAGGTCAAGATGTATAACCTTGAAGCAGAGATAGCTGTAATATATGTATCAACAAATAATAAGAAGTAGAAGTTGCGTTTGGAGCTTTAGAATAAAGTGTTTGCTATGTGTTTGGTTGGtcttttataaatatgtaatttgAATCATCAATCTCTGCTTATAAATGAATACTTTTGGTGTTATATGAAGAAAAAGTTTGTTGGGTTATTTCATTAAGTTGGGCATAGCGGCAATAAAGTTGCATTTAAATACATTATTACGgctaattaataattagaatAAGATTGATGTTTGCTACGCATTATTACggctaatatatataaaattcaagAAGTTTCAACTGTAGCAAACATCAAGTCAATCTACCGTAATGTTTCCAGAATTGATtacttctgtaaaaaaaaaaaagttgattacTAAAAAAAGGAttactataataaaaaagtaaaaatataaaaatttgaccGAGCAATAAcgttatgaaataaataaatttatcattattaaaaGTAGAATAGAGCCTTCGAGCTTTTTTCCGCCTAAACTTacagcaaaacaaaaaaaaaattatagtcattaaatatgatatgcaattacatcatatattttttataattgtaattataataatgattagcaattattaaaaattagaa
This region of Glycine soja cultivar W05 chromosome 17, ASM419377v2, whole genome shotgun sequence genomic DNA includes:
- the LOC114393019 gene encoding metallothionein-like protein 1; translation: MSSCGCGSSCNCGSNCGCNKYSFDLSYVEKTTTETLVLGVGPVKAQLEGAEMGVASENGGCNCGSSCTCDPCNCK